The stretch of DNA CGCGTATCTCGGCGAAGCCGGCGCCGACGCGCATCCTGCGGGTCTCGCCGTGGTCCTCGTACCGGAGGTCGTGACCGGCCACACGCACCAGGGTCGGCGCGTGACCGGGCAGCACGACGATCTGGCTGCCTTGGTCGAAGCGCGGTTCCCGGCGGCGCACGACCACTTTGTCCAGGCCGCTCCGCCGCAGCGCCACGCCGAGCGGCGTGACGACCTCGAGCTGAAGAGCGCCCATCGCGCCTCCCCCCTACACCGCCTCGGCCTCGGCTCCGACCGGCGCGGGCTCGTCGGGCCGGGGAGCCAGCGTCTCGGCCTTCTCGAGTGCCTCGTCGATCGTGCCCACCATGTAGAACGCCTGCTCGGGGACGTTGTCGTGCAGGCCGTCGCATATCTCCCTGAACCCCCGTATCGTCTCGGCGATGGTGACGTAGCGGCCAGGGATACCGGTGTACTGCTCGGCGACGAAGAACGGCTGCGAGAGGAACTTCTGGAGCCGCCTGGCACGGGTGACCACGACCTTGTCCTCCTCGGAGAGCTCCTCGACGCCCAGGATCGCGATCAGGTCCTGCAACGCGCCGTAGCGCTGCAGGTAGCCCTTCGCGCGTCCGGCGACCCTGACGTGCTCCTCCCCGACGACCCACGGCTCCAGGATCTGCGAGGTCGACGTCAGCGGGTCGACGGCGGGGTAGATGCCCTGCTCCACGATGCGTCGCGAGAGCACGACGGTCGCGTCCAGGTGCGAGAAGACTGCCGCCGGACCGGGGTCGGCGAGGTCGTCGGCCGGCACGTACACCGCCTGCACGCTCGTGATCGCGCCGTCGTCGGTCGACGCGATTCGCTCCTGCAGCGTCCCGATCTCGGTGAACAGCGTAGGCTGGTAGCCGACCTCCGACGGTATGCGCGCCCTCAGCAGCGAGACCTCGAGGCCGGCCTGGATGTAGCGGTAGATGTTGTCGAAGAAGAGCAGGACGTCGCGCTTCTCCTCGTCGCGGAAGTACTCGGCGGCCGTGAGCGCGGAGTGTGCGATGCGGAAGCGCGCGCCGGGAGGCTCGTTCATCTGGCCGAAGTAGAGCACCGCCCGCTCGAGCACGCCGGTCTCCTGCATCTCCAGCCACAGGTCGTTGCCCTCCCGGGTCCGCTCCCCGATCCCGCCGAAGACGCTGACGCCCTTGTGCTCCAGTCCGACGTTGCGGATCAGCTCCATGATCACGACCGTCTTGCCCACGCCCGCGCCGCCGAACAACGCGATCTTCCCGCCCCTGGGGAAGGGGGTGAGCAGGTCGATCGCTTTGAGCCCGGTCTCGAACACGGCGCTGAACGTCTTGATCTTGGAGTAGGGCGTCGGCGGCTTGTGGATCGCCTGCAGCTTGACCGCGTTCACCGCGCCCCGTCCGTCGATCGGCTCGCCCAGCACGTTGAACATACGGCCGCATATCCCGGGCCCCACGGGCACCGAGATGGGCCTGTCCAGATCGAACACCCGCATGTTGCGGCGCAGCCCGTCGGTGGAGTCCAACGCGATCGCCCGTATCGTTCCCTCCCCGAGGAGCTGGACCGCTTCGAGCGGCAACCCGGTGTCCTTGTCGCCGACCCTGAGCAGGTCGCCTATCGCGGGCATCTCACCGCCGAAGGCGACATCGACCACGGGGCCCATGACCTGGACGACCGTCCCCTCGCTCGCTTCACGCTCGATCTCCTCGACGATGCGCTCGAAGACCTGCCGCGTCATCTCCTCGGCGAGCGCCGCCGCGGCGGCCTCGGCCTCGCGGACCGCGTCCTCGCGACGCTTCGGCTCGTCGCCGTTGCCGCTGCGCTTGCCCATCGCGACCCCCCTTCACCGCCTCAGCGCGACCGTGCCGCCCCGCCCGTGCCGGCGGCTTCCTCCTCGGCGCGCATCTTCGAGGCGAACAGCACGCCGAGAAGGTCGATGGTGATGACCTCGCGGCGCAGCCGGTTGTACTTCACGCCGAGGTCCGCGAGCGTCTTGTCCGCGCGCTCGCTCGCCTCCTCCATGGTGATCATCCGGGCCCCCTGCTCGCTCGCGTACGACTCGAGCAGGACGTCCTCCACCTGGACGCACACGAACAACGAGATGAGCTCCGCCACGATGGCCTCGAAGCTCGGCTCGTAGTGCCAGCCGTCCGGCTCGCGGCCGCCCTCGGCGCGATGCGAGGCTGCCGTCGCCGGCGTCGCCTCTCCCGACGGCCCTTCCGTCTTCGGCGCATCCAGGACGCCCGCGCCGCCGGCCGAGCCGGCGGGCGTGGCGGCGGCCGGCAGGTCCTCCGCGGCGACCGGCAGCAGCCGCACGACCCGCGGCACGCGCCTCAGCGGCGAGAAGAACTGCGTGTAGCAGCAGTGGATCTCGTCGGCCTCGCCGGAGAGGAACATCTCGGTGACCATGTCGTAGATCTCGGCCACGTCGTCCGTCGTCACGCCCGCCCGGCGCCACGCCGGCAGGAGCGAGATCTCGCACCCGGCCGTCTTCTTCCTCAAGTAGCGCTCGCCGCGGAGGCCCTTGACGAAGACCCGGACCTCGCGACCGGCCTCCTGCTGCCGGGTGATGAAGCGCCAGGCGGTGCGGTTCACCGCCATGTTGTAGCTGCCGCACATGCCCCGGTCACCCGCGAAGTGCACGAGCACGACGCGTCTCACCGCGGGTCTGGGCTGCATGAAGGGCGACAGCGGCGTGAGGTCGACCCCCTTCGCCGCCGCCTCGGCCTGCTGCCGCTGCAGCACGTCGCGCATCCGCTGCACGTAGAGGCGCATGCCGGCCGCTCGCGCGCGCGTTCTCGAGAGCTTCGCGGAAGACACCGTGGCCAGCGCGCGCGTGATGCTCTGTATGTTGCGGACGGTGTCCATCCGCTTTCGGACCTCGACGAGCTTCTGCACGGCTCTACGGCGCCTCCTCCGTGCCTGCGGCGACCGCTTCGGCAGGCGCTGCATCCTCGGCCGTCCGGTCCTCGC from Coriobacteriia bacterium encodes:
- the atpD gene encoding F0F1 ATP synthase subunit beta translates to MTRQVFERIVEEIEREASEGTVVQVMGPVVDVAFGGEMPAIGDLLRVGDKDTGLPLEAVQLLGEGTIRAIALDSTDGLRRNMRVFDLDRPISVPVGPGICGRMFNVLGEPIDGRGAVNAVKLQAIHKPPTPYSKIKTFSAVFETGLKAIDLLTPFPRGGKIALFGGAGVGKTVVIMELIRNVGLEHKGVSVFGGIGERTREGNDLWLEMQETGVLERAVLYFGQMNEPPGARFRIAHSALTAAEYFRDEEKRDVLLFFDNIYRYIQAGLEVSLLRARIPSEVGYQPTLFTEIGTLQERIASTDDGAITSVQAVYVPADDLADPGPAAVFSHLDATVVLSRRIVEQGIYPAVDPLTSTSQILEPWVVGEEHVRVAGRAKGYLQRYGALQDLIAILGVEELSEEDKVVVTRARRLQKFLSQPFFVAEQYTGIPGRYVTIAETIRGFREICDGLHDNVPEQAFYMVGTIDEALEKAETLAPRPDEPAPVGAEAEAV
- a CDS encoding F0F1 ATP synthase subunit gamma, which produces MQKLVEVRKRMDTVRNIQSITRALATVSSAKLSRTRARAAGMRLYVQRMRDVLQRQQAEAAAKGVDLTPLSPFMQPRPAVRRVVLVHFAGDRGMCGSYNMAVNRTAWRFITRQQEAGREVRVFVKGLRGERYLRKKTAGCEISLLPAWRRAGVTTDDVAEIYDMVTEMFLSGEADEIHCCYTQFFSPLRRVPRVVRLLPVAAEDLPAAATPAGSAGGAGVLDAPKTEGPSGEATPATAASHRAEGGREPDGWHYEPSFEAIVAELISLFVCVQVEDVLLESYASEQGARMITMEEASERADKTLADLGVKYNRLRREVITIDLLGVLFASKMRAEEEAAGTGGAARSR